One genomic window of Bacillus cereus G9842 includes the following:
- a CDS encoding single-stranded DNA-binding protein has protein sequence MNKSIISGKIVKDIWYKNQVAKITLAVKKEKIKKNDAKDVDFIPVTVLGARADYVYNSLKKGDFVEVVGTINDGAYKDNNKEIKYGSSYVECEKIELIIPATSNTNAKKDDNKIMDKDILLIGKEVDFKDDELPF, from the coding sequence ATGAATAAGTCAATTATTTCAGGTAAGATTGTAAAAGATATTTGGTATAAAAATCAGGTCGCTAAAATTACATTGGCTGTAAAAAAAGAAAAGATAAAAAAAAATGACGCAAAAGATGTAGATTTTATTCCCGTTACCGTTTTAGGAGCTAGAGCTGATTATGTATATAATTCATTAAAAAAGGGAGATTTCGTTGAGGTAGTAGGTACAATAAATGATGGAGCTTATAAAGATAATAATAAAGAAATTAAATACGGAAGCTCTTATGTAGAATGTGAAAAAATAGAACTTATTATTCCTGCAACATCCAATACCAATGCCAAAAAAGATGATAATAAAATAATGGACAAAGATATTTTATTAATTGGTAAGGAAGTAGATTTTAAAGATGATGAACTACCATTTTAA